CGCCGGATAGATGCCCTTTTCGGCAATCGAGCGCGACAGCGTTGTCGTTGCGTCCAAATGCGCGAAGGATGTGGCAGGGGCCGGGTCGGTCAAGTCGTCGGCGGGCACGTAAATGGCCTGCACCGAGGTGATCGAACCCTTGTTGGTGGTGGTGATGCGCTCTTGCAGGGCGCCCATGTCGGTGGCCAGCGTCGGCTGATAGCCCACGGCGGACGGAATGCGGCCCAAGAGCGCCGACACTTCAGAACCGGCTTGGGTGAAGCGGAAAATGTTGTCGACGAACAGAAGCACGTCCTGGCCTTCATCGCGGAAGTTTTCAGCAACCGTGAGGCCTGACAGAGCCACGCGCATACGCGCACCCGGCGGTTCATTCATCTGGCCGAATACCAGAGCGCATTTCGACTGCACGTCCGACTTCGGATCATGCGGATCGGCATTCACTTTTGACTCGATGAACTCGTGATAGAGATCGTTACCCTCGCGGGTGCGCTCACCTACGCCGGCAAACACCGAATAGCCACCATGCGTCTTGGCGATGTTGTTGATCAGCTCCTGAATGAGCACGGTCTTGCCCACGCCGGCACCACCGAACAGGCCGATCTTGCCGCCCTTGGCGTAAGGCGCGAGAAGGTCAACCACCTTGATGCCGGTGACAAGAATTTCAGCGGTGGTGGACTGGTCCACGAATTCCGGAGCCGGCGCATGGATCGGGCGGCGCTTGGTCGTCTTGATCGGGCCAGCTTCGTCAATCGGCTCACCGATGACGTTCATGATGCGGCCGAGCGTTTCAATACCAACGGGAACCGTGATCGAGGATTCCGTGTCGCGCACAGCCTGGCCGCGGACCAGACCTTCGGTCGAGTCCATGGCGATGGTGCGCACGGTGTTTTCACCCAGATGCTGGGCCACTTCGAGCACCAGGCGGTTTTCACCATTCATGGTTTCAAGCGCGTTCAAAATCTGCGGCAGGCCGCCGTCAAAGGCCACGTCAACGACGGCGCCCGTGACTTGCACAACGCGACCCGTTGCACCAGCAAGTTTGGAATTGGTGGATGTTGCTTTCTTGGCCATGACGTCTGTCCTTACCTGCGATAATGTTACAGCGCTTCCGCGCCGGAAATGATTTCGATGAGTTCCTTGGTGATCTGCGCCTGGCGCTGGCGGTTATACTTGATCGACAGCTTGTTGATCATGTCACCGGCATTGCGCGTGGCATTATCCATCGCGCTCATGCGTGCACCTTGTTCAGACGCTGCGTTTTCGAGCAGCGCGCGGAAAATCTGGATGCCGATATTGCGCGGCAGAAGATCAGCCAGGATGACTTCTTCTTCGGGTTCCACGTCATAGACGGCGCCGCCCAGATCAGGCGCAGCACCGGTATCAACCTGGGCCGGGATCAGCTGCAAGGCCGTGGGCTTCTGCGATATCACCGATTTGAATTCCGAGAAGAACAATGTGGCGACGTCGAATTCACCGGCGTTGAACAGCTCGATCACTTTGCGTGCAACGCCTTCAGCATTCTCGAAACCGAGTTGCTTCACGCCGCGGAAATCCACTGCATCGATAATGTATTTGCCGTAGGCGCGCTTGAGCGAGTCATTGCCCTTCTTGCCGACAGTGAGAATCTTCACCGTCTTGCCGGTTGCGAGCAAACGTTCGGCATGTTCGCGCGCCAAGCGCACGATCGATGTATTGAAACCGCCGCACAACCCGCGTTCAGCCGTTGCGATGATCAGCAGATGCACCTGGTCCTTGCCGGTGCCGGCGAGCAATGCAGGCGCGCCAGCCTTGCCGGCCACAGCCGATGCCAGATTGGAGAGAACCGAAGCCATGCGCACCGAGAAGGGACGCGCGGCCACAGCTGCTTCCTGGGCGCGGCGCAATTTCGCCGCGGCCACCATCTGCATGGCCTTGGTGATCTTGCGTGT
This Aestuariivirga litoralis DNA region includes the following protein-coding sequences:
- the atpD gene encoding F0F1 ATP synthase subunit beta — encoded protein: MAKKATSTNSKLAGATGRVVQVTGAVVDVAFDGGLPQILNALETMNGENRLVLEVAQHLGENTVRTIAMDSTEGLVRGQAVRDTESSITVPVGIETLGRIMNVIGEPIDEAGPIKTTKRRPIHAPAPEFVDQSTTAEILVTGIKVVDLLAPYAKGGKIGLFGGAGVGKTVLIQELINNIAKTHGGYSVFAGVGERTREGNDLYHEFIESKVNADPHDPKSDVQSKCALVFGQMNEPPGARMRVALSGLTVAENFRDEGQDVLLFVDNIFRFTQAGSEVSALLGRIPSAVGYQPTLATDMGALQERITTTNKGSITSVQAIYVPADDLTDPAPATSFAHLDATTTLSRSIAEKGIYPAVDPLDSTSRMLSPAIVGEEHYAVARQVQSILQRYKALQDIIAILGMDELSEEDKLAVSRARKIERFMSQPFDVAAVFTGSPGVQVKLEDTIKGFKGLCNGDYDHLPEVAFYMVGTIEQAVEKARKLAADAA
- a CDS encoding F0F1 ATP synthase subunit gamma → MASLKDLRNRIASVKATRKITKAMQMVAAAKLRRAQEAAVAARPFSVRMASVLSNLASAVAGKAGAPALLAGTGKDQVHLLIIATAERGLCGGFNTSIVRLAREHAERLLATGKTVKILTVGKKGNDSLKRAYGKYIIDAVDFRGVKQLGFENAEGVARKVIELFNAGEFDVATLFFSEFKSVISQKPTALQLIPAQVDTGAAPDLGGAVYDVEPEEEVILADLLPRNIGIQIFRALLENAASEQGARMSAMDNATRNAGDMINKLSIKYNRQRQAQITKELIEIISGAEAL